The Candidatus Eisenbacteria bacterium genomic interval GACACGGATCGCGCGGCGACACGCCCGCCCTCCACGACGAACACGACGGCGCGCCCCTCGCGCTCGCGCACCGCGGCGCTCGGCACGACCACCGCGCCGGTCGCGACGGGCGAGCCCCCGGCGGGGGGCGGCTCGGGATCCGCGAGGAACGTGACCTTGGCTCCCATCTCGGGCAGCACGCGCGCGTCCAGGGAGTCGAACGCCACCTTCACCTGGACCGTCGCCTTCTGGCGGTCTGCGGTCGGGACGATCTGGCGCACGCGGCCGGGATAGCGCTCGGCCGGATAGGCGTCGAGCGCGATCTCGGCGCGCATCCCTTCGCGCGCGCGGCCGACATATCCCTCGTTCACGTCCACCTCGACCTCGAGGGTCGCGAGGTTCGCCATCGTCACGATGGCGCCGCGCGTGAGCCCGCCGCTCGAGGGGATCGGACTCACGATCTCGCCGACCTCGGCCTCCTTGCGGAGCACGGCGCCGGCGAACGGTGCTCGGATGAAGGTCTTGTCGTACTCGATGCGGGCCGCGCGGAGCCGCGAGCGCGCGTTCTCCACCTCCGCCGAGGCGCTCGAGACCCGGGCGCGCGCCACTTCTTCCCTCGCCTCGACCTCGTCGAACTCGGCCTGGCTCACGAGCCCTCGCGAGAGGAGCTCGCGGGAGCGGCGGAGCTGGAGCGCGAGCTCGCGCGCGCTCGCCTCGGTTTCGACGCGCGCCGCCTGCGCCGATCGGAGCGCCGCTTCGGCGCTGGCGACCGCGGCTTTCTGATCCTCGTTCCGCAGGACGCCGAGCACCTGACCTTGGCGGACGCGGCTCCCCTCGCTCACGTAGAGCGCCTCGAGCCGTCCCGCGACCTCGGTGGAGACGGAGGCCCGCTGGCGCGCCACCACGTACCCGCTCGCGGTGAGCACCTCCGACGCGGCCGCTCCCGGCGCGCCGCCCAGCGCCTCGGCGCGCGCGACTCGCACCTCCGCCTCGCGGGGGCGGAGGAGGGTCGTGAGGACGACCGCGAGCCCGGCGAAGACCACGCCCAGGATGGCGAGCAGGATTCCGCGCGGCATGCGCCTGGACGGCGGCGGCGAATCCCGGTCGATCGCGAGCCCGCTCAGATCAGCGGAGCCCGTTCGGGTCACGTCGTGATGCCCTTCTCCTCCCGTATCTCGCGGACCGCCTGGACCATCACCTCGAGCTTGGCGAACGCCTCGTCGACCGTGCGCGTCTTGAGCCCGCAATCGGGATCCACGTACATCTGCTCGGGCTTCAGCACCTCGAGCCCGCGGCGAATCCCCTCCTTCACCTCTTCCTTCGTCTCGACGCGATGCGAGTGGACGTCCAGCACGCCGTATCCGATCTCCTTCGTGAACGGGTGCGAGCGGAAGCGGTCCAGGAGGTCGTACCGGCTGTTCGCCATCTCGAGGTCGATCTGGTCGACGGGCATGTCGAGCAGACCGGGATAGATCAGGTCGAAGTCCCCGTAGCAGACATGGGTGATCGTCTTCGCCTGGAGCCCCTCCGTGACGCGGCCGAACGCGCGAACGGCGAGCGACAGCTCCTCCGGACGCACCGAGAGGGCCGGCTCGTCGATCTGGATGTACTTCGCGCCGGCCTCCTGGAGCGCGAACGCCTCCTCGCGGATCGCCTCGGCGAGATCCATCGTCATCGCCTCACGCGACGGGTAGTGCTCGTTGAAGGACCAGTCCATCATCGTGTACGGGCCCGTGAGCATCCCCTTCACCGGCCGGCTGGTCTGGGACTGCGCGAACTTCCACCAGTCCACCGTGAGCGGCTTCTTGCGGCGGATCGGCCCCACCGCGATCGGTTTCCGGTAATAGCGATTGCCGTAGGAGCGCACCGGATTCGAGATCGCGAAGCCGGGCATCCGCTCGGCGAAGTACGTGGTCATGTCGCCGCGGTAGAGCTCGCCGTCCACGATGATGTCGATCCCGATCGCCTCCTGACGCTTGATGACGGCGATCGTCTCTTCCCGCTCCATCGCCTCGAGCGCCTCGGCGGAGAGCTCTCCGCGGGCGTGCTGCTGGCGGGCCTTCTCGAGACGCGGCGGCTTGGGGAAGCTGCCGACCGTGGTCGTCCACAATCCTCGCGACATCACGAACCTCCGTTTCGCGAGGCGGTGCGTGCCGCCTCGACCAGCCGCGTGACCTTGAGCTCGGCCTTGTCGGCCGGGAGATACTCCAGGCTGGCCGTCGTGGAGAGCTGATAGGCGAGGTCGGGGCGCGCCGCGCGTGCGCGCGCGATCTCGCGCGCGACCTCGTCCGCCTCCTCGAGCTTCGTGTTCCGCGCGTCGATCAGTCCCAGCGCGACCGTGCGCCCTTCCGGGATTCGCGGCAGGAGGTCCCAGCCGGCCGGCGCTTCGCGGAGGTCGAGGCCGATCGCCGTCCAGGGAAGCTCGCGAATCGCGTCGAAGACCGCGGTGGGCGCGGTGAACGGGACGTGGACCGTGGTCTTCGCCTTGCGCCCCTCGAGGAGCGGCGCGAGGGCGGCGCGCGCCTTCGGGGCGTCCTCCGCATGCGCGCGGCCGAGCCAGGGCTCCTCGAAGTGGATCCAGCGGGCTCCTGCTTCCTCGAGGGCACCGGCTTCCTTCGCGAGCGCCGCGCCGATCGCGGCCAGCGCCTCGCCCTCGTTCCCCTCGTGGCGGTCCTTCGAGAACCGGTAGAGCGAGTACGGCCCGGGGAGAAACGCCTTCACGGGCCGCTCCGACATGGCCTGCGCGGCGCGAAAGTCCTCGACCGTGATCGGCCCCTTCCACGTGACCGGGCCCACGATCTCGGGCTGGCGGTAGTACGTGTTCGTGTCCAGATAGCGGATCAGCCCGGCGATCTGGAACCCGCCGAGCCCGCGCGCGACGTAGGTCTGCGCGTCATCCCATCCCGCGGCGCCGTCGACGGGAAGGTCGACTCCGGCACGCTCCTGGATCTCGAGTATGCGGCGCGTCGTCTGACGAACCGCATCCTGAACGTCCTGTTCCGTCGCCTTCCCCTGGTCGCGCCGGTTCTTCACCACGCGCAGGTTGATGTCGCCCGGCGAGGTCGGCAGCTTGGGATAGCTGCCCGCCAGCGTGGTCTCGATCTTCACTCCTCCTCCTCGAGTTGTTCGAAGTGTGCAAAGTCGCGGAAGCCCAACACCTTACCATACGGCGGACGAGGCTCTCAAGCACGCGCCGGGCGGGCTCCGAGCTCGCAGCCGTCCCGGCTCGAGGCGGGGCGGCAACGGGCCGGCGCGAGCCCCCGGATCCCGGCGCGCCAGCCACGGTAGGGTTTACACAGACCGGTACAGAGCGTTGACCGAATGGGGACGGCGCATCCCCGGACCCGGTCTCCGCGCCGCCCGTTCGGTCGCGTGATCTGGTTGCGGCACTCGCCATTGCGCCGAATCCACGTGCCGCTCGAAGGTGGCAGGTAAGTTGCAACACCCCGCCGTTTTGCGCGCCGGCATGTGACACGAGCGCGGATCCTCGGGACGGGCCCTGCCCGGCGCGAGGAGGGGGCGACGCGCGAGCCGCGCGGCGGCAGGTGGTTGGGCGCCCCGCCACTTCAAGGAGGAGCAAGAACGATGAATGGAACCAAGTTCGTGCGCTCGCTGTGCGTGCTGGCCCTCGTCGTTGGGAGTGCGTGGGGCTGCGCCAAGAGGGAGTCTGCCGAGGTCACCCAGCAGCGGACGGAGATGACCCAGGAACATCAGACCTGGAACACGGACCTGGCGAACTGGGAGACGCAGCACGCCCAGCTTCGCGCCACGATGACGGCTCCGCCCGCGGGCGGAGGGGCGGCCGACACCATGGGCCTCTCCGATCGCATGTCGCGTCTCTCGGCCCACGAGTCGAACCTCGCGACGTTCCGCCAGCAGCTTTCCGACATGGAGCAGCGGATGAACGCGGAGGACGCGGATCACGAGGCGCTCTACGCCGAGCATCAGCGGCTCCGCGCGCAGTACGACATGCTGAAGCAGGAGCACGAGAGCCTGGCGATGGGAGGTACCACCGGAGCTGGGGACACCACCGCGACCTACTGATCGCGGGCGTTCCCGGCGTTCATCGCACTGGGGGCATCACGGCCGAGCCTTCGATCCACGTCCCCAGCTGGTAGTAGGCCCCGGAGCGGAGCTTCGCCGCGCCGGGGCCTTCGTATTCCACCTCGAGCGCGCGCAGCTGGGACGGAGTGCGCTCCTGCACCAGCACGCGCCGCGCTCCCGCATCGTCCGCCGCGAGCGCGGCTGCCTCGACGAATCCGTTCGGCACGAACGCGGCGTAGAGGAGCGTTCGTCCTTGGGGAGCGTCCACCAAGACCGCCCAGCGGTGCCCGTCTTCCCAGAGCGGCCGGCCGTCCGGTCCGAGCGTGACGTCGGACGCGACCACCAGGCGCTCCTGACGATCATCGCCATCGAGGTCCACGCCCAGCTCGCGGCGATATCCCCACGACAGCGGCTCGTCCGGGGAGCTCACGCGGGACGAGTCGACCGGAGGCGCCTCGAGCGGGTTCGGCTCCCTGGGCTCGGGCGCTCGAGCGCAGCTCCCGGCGAGGGATGCGGCGAGGAGAGCCTCGAGGAGCGTGACGATCGGCGAGGAGCGTGTCGCGGCGGCACCGGATCGCATCGATCGAGCGTACCCCGGCCCGCCTGCCGTGTCAGTCCCCCGGTGGCGGCACGGAGTCCGCGGGATCGCCGCGCTCCGGGTCCCGGATGCGCGGGAACAGGAATGCGAGCACGACGGCCAGCGCGGCCGCGGACAGGAAGAACGCGGATCGGAGCCCGAAGGCCGCGGCGACGGCGCCTCCGGAGAGAGGCCCGAGCAGGTTCCCGAGCATGAGCGCCGTCGACGTGACGCCCATGATCCCCGCGCGCCGGTCCGCGGGCGCGCGAAGCCCGACCATCGCGTGCACGCTCGGCACCACCCCCCCCACGAAGATCCCGTACGGAATCCGGAGGAGGAAGAGCTGCCACGTCGCCGTGACGAGCCCCTGCGGCACGGCGAAGACGGCGGCGCCGACGAGCGCGCGCTTCAGCGTCGGCTTGTAGCCGCTCCGGTCGCTCCGCCTTCCCCATCGCGGCGCCGCGATCACGTTCGCGAGCCCCGTCACCGCGATGACGCCGCCCGTCGTGGTCGCGAGGAGCGCGCCGTGCGACCCGAGCGACTCGACGAAGAGCGCCATCACCGGGAGGAGCGACATGAGCGCGAACTGGCACCCGAAGAGGACGAGGAAGCAGAGCCTTAGCTGCGGGGTGCCGAACACGAGGCGATAGTTGTCCAGGATACGGCCGAAGCCCCCCTCGGCTCGCGTGCGCTCCGCCTCGCGCACGAGCGCCATCGCCGTGATCGCCGCGACGAGCGTGAGCGCGGCCGTCACGAAGAAGACGTTCCGGGCGCCGATCCGGTCCGCGAGGAACCCGCCGAGGAGCGGTCCGATGATCGTGCCGCTCGGGATCGCGGTCTGGAGCGTTCCGAGGGCGTAGCCCATGCGGTCGCGCGGCGCCGCGGAGGCCATGAGCGCGAGCGCCGCGGCGATGAATCCGCTGATCGCGCCCTGCAGGAGGCGGAGGAAGAAGAGCTGCCCCACCGACGTGGCGAAGCCCATGAGGGCCGACGCCACGGTGAGCCCCAGCGCCGCCCGCACGACCATGAGCTTCCGCCCATGCCGGTCCCCGAGGAATCCCCACACCGGCGTCGCGACCGTGGCGGAGAGGAACGGCGCCGCGAAGATGAGTCCGCTCATGGTCTCGAGCCGGCCCGGCTCGGTGACCCCGAGCTCCCGGAGATAGAGCGGCAGGAACGGGAGGAACATGCTGATCCCGAGCATCGTGAAGAACTCGGCGATCCAGAGCCCGACGAGGGTGCGGCGCCAGGCGGGCATCTCCTGGTAGGCCGCGATCGGGCCTTCGAGAAGGCGAATGGCGGCGCGCTAGGCGGCCGTCCCCGCGCACTCGGGGCAGGGACAGATCCGCCGGAGGTAGTCGAAGCTGTAGATCCCGGTCGTGTGGCCGTCGCTCCAGTCGAAGTGGAGCGCGTAGTTCCCCACGGTGCGCGCGGCTTCGATCGCCACGTCGGGGCGCACGTGCTCCTCGAACGTGAGCCGCTCGCCCGTCGTCTCGCTCACGCACTGGGCGCACGGACAGTGCCCGCGCAGCCGGCGTGCCGGGTAGACGCTCTCGTGCCCATCGCCCCAGCGGATCGTGATCCGCTCGCCACCCTTCTTGCGGATCTCGACGGGGACGGTCTGGTCGGGAGCGATCACGGGTGCGTCACTCCTCCACGATCGTGAGGGCGATGTTCCGGAAGGCCTGGATGCTCACCTGCCGCGCGAGCTGTCCCGTGATCTCCTGGAACGCCACGCCGGACGGGGACCCGGGCTCGGCGAGCACGACCGGCGTCCCGCGATCCGAGTAGCGGCGGATCGCGGCGTCGAGCGGGATCTCCCCCAGGAACGGGATCCCCAGCGAGTCGGCGGCGCGGCGCGCGCCGCCGTGGCCGAAGAGATCGTCGTGGGCGCCGCAGTGCGGGCAGACATACGTGCTCATGTTCTCCACGATTCCGAGCAGGGGCACCTTGGTCTGCTGGAACATGCGGAGCGTCTTCATCGAGATCTGGAGTCCCACGTCCTGCGGTGTGGAGACGATCACCGCGCCGGTGACGGGCACCGTCTGCACGAGCGTGAGATGAACGTCCCCCGTGCCCGGCGGGAGATCCACGACGAGGTAGTCGAGCTCGCCCCACCGGACGCCGAGGAGGCTCTGCTGGAGCGCCTTGTGCGCCATCGGGCCTCGCCAGATGAGGGGCTGGTCGCCCGGGCTCAGGTAGCCCATCGACATGAGCTTCACGCCGTGGGCTTCGCCCGGCTCGATGTGGCCTTCCATGGGCTCGGCCGGGGTGCCCGCCTTCATCATGATGGGAATGCTCGGACCATAGATGTCCGCGTCGAGAAGGCCCACGCGCGCCCCGCTCCGTGCCAGCGAGACCGCGAGGTTCGCGGCGACGGTCGACTTTCCCACGCCCCCCTTCCCGCTTCCGACCGCGACGATGTTCTTCACGCCCTGGAGCGCGGTCCGGTCCGGCGCCGGCGGGCGGCGCACCTCGGCCGTCATGTTCACGCGCACGTCGGTGGCGCCCGGCACGCGGGTGAGCACGGCCTGTCGCGACTCCTCCCGGAGCCGGTCCTTCACGGGGCACGCGGGGGTGGTGAGGTTCACGTCGAAGGAGACCACGCCGTCCTGGATCGTCAGGTTTCGCACGAAGCCCAGGCTCACGATGTCGCGGTGGAGGTCGGGATCCACGACCGTTCGAAGCGCATCCAACACTTGGGTTTCGCGGATCGCGGGCTCGGCCATTTCTTCTCCTCTGGGGTGTCGTCGGAGCGTGGGATCGAACGTACGATCCTAGCAAACGCGGCCGCGCGGCGGGCAGTGCGATGTGGCCGCGCCCTCCACGTCTCTAAGGATGCGGCCGGGCGGTGGCGCGGTTCCCGAACTTCTGATATCTTCGCGTGCTAGCGCATCGCGCCCACGAGTCGCGGCGCGTGCCCACCAGGAAGCCCGAGGAGGATGGATGGCGGTCTCGAACGACGAGCTCAAGGGGCTCTACTACACGATGAATCTGGTCCGGCAGGTGGACGAGCGCTGCCGCCGGCTCTTCAAGCAAGGACGCTTCCACGGCACGTACTTCAGCGCGGTCGGCCAGGAGGCGACGGTCGTCGGGCCCTGCTACGGGCTCCGGCCGGAAGACGTGATCGGAATCCAGCACCGGGAGATCGGGGCCGTGATCACGAAGGGGATGCCGATCCGGTATCTCATGGCCCAGCTCTTCGCGCGCCAGGACAGCCCGGACCGCGGAAAATCCCACCCCTGCCACTACGGCTGGAAGCCCGCCGGCATCATCACGCCCGCCTCCACGATCGCGGCGCAGACGGTGATCGTCACGGGCTCCGCGCTCGCCTTCAAGATCCAGAAGAAGGACCATGTGGCCGTGGCGTTCGTGGGCGAGGGCGCGACGTCGAACGGGGTGTGGCACGAGGCCCTGAACTTCGCGGGGATCCACCGGCTCGGGATCGTCTTCGTGGTGCAGGACAACCTGTGGGCGGAGTCCGTCCCCAAGCGGCTCGGCGTGCCGGTCGACAACCTGGCCGACCGCGCCGCGGCGTACGGATTCCCCGGCGTGACGATCGACGGAAACGATCTCCTCCAGACGTACGAGACGTCGCAGGAGGCGATCCGCCGGGCGCGCCGCGGCGAGGGCCCGACGCTCATCGAGATGAAGACCTACCGCTGGTACGGGCACTCCGAGATCGATCCCGCGAACTACCGCACGCAGGAGGAGCTCGAGGCCTGGAAGCGGAAGGATCCGGTGCCGCGGTTCGAGCGGCTCCTGATGGAGCGCGGCGTCATCGACGAGGCGCACAAGCAGGCGACGCTCCAGAAGATCGAGCAGGTCATCGAGGACGCGATCGAGTTCGCGGACAAGAGCCCGCATCCGGATCCGAGCGAGATCCTGGAGGACGTCTACGCCCCGCTCGCCTAGGTTGAAGGGCGTGAGCCCGCGCGAGACGCGGGTGGAAATGGTTCAGCTGGTCCTCCCCAACGACGCGAACACGCTGGGGAACGTCCTGGGCGGGATGGTGCTCCACTGGATCGATCTCGCCGCCGCGGTGGTGGCGCATCGCCACTGCCGCTCCGAGACCGTGACCGCCTCGATCGACCGCGTGTCGTTCCTCGCGCCGATCCGGGTGGGACAGGTCGCGGGGATCCAGGCACGCATGACGTACACGGGCCGGACCTCGATGGAGATCCGGGTCGACGTGCAGAGCGAGGACCTGCTGACGGGGGAGCGCCGGCGGACGAGCACGGCGTACCTGACGTTCGTGGCGATCGACAAGCAGGGACGGCCGAAGCCGGTGCCGCCCCTGATACTGGAAACAGAGGACGAGCGGCGCGAAGCGCGTGCCGCCGAGGCACGGCGTGCCGAGCGCCTGGGCAAGGAGCCCGCGACGCCGCCGAAACGGGAGAGAGCGCAGCGATGAAGACCATGGAAACCGAGCGTCCCCCGGCCGCCGCGCCGCCGGCCGAGACGAAGACGATCACGCTGATCGAGGCGATCAACCAGGCGCTCCACGAGGAAATGGAGCGCGACGAGCGGATCTTCCTGATCGGCGAGGACATCGCGGGCTACGGCGGCGTGTTCAAGGCGACGAAGGGCCTCTACGAGCGGTTCGGCCCGATGCGCGTGATCGACAGCCCCATCTCCGAGAACTTCCTCGTGCAGGGCATGGTCGGGGCCGCGATCGCGGGGCTCATTCCCTCCCCCGAGATCCAGTTCGACGACTTCATCTCGCTCGCGGTCGACGGCATCGTCGAGCACGCGGCCAAGATGCGCTATCGCTCGGGCGGCATGTTCACCTGCCCGATGGTGATCCGCTGCTGCTGCGGCGGCGCGGTGGGCGGCGGACTCTTCCACTCGCAGTTCAACGCGTCCTGGTTCATGCACGCGCCGGGGCTCGTGGTCGTGGCGCCGTCGAATCCGTACGACGCCAAGGGGCTCCTCAAGTCCGCGTTCCGGGGCGGGAACCCGGTCCTCTACTACGAGCACAAGCGCCTCTACCGGACCGTGAAGGCCGCGATCCCGTCGGGCGACTACACCGTGCCGCTCGGAAAGGCGGCCGTGGCGCGCGAAGGGCGGCACGTGACCGTGGTCTCGTACGCGCTCATGCTCCAGCGCTCGCTCGAGGCCGCGAACAAGCTCGCCGAGGAGGGGATCGACGTCGAGGTGATCGATCTCCGCACCCTCGTCCCGTACGACCGGGAGACGATCCTCCGCTCCGTCGAGAAGACGGCGCGCGCGGTCGTGGTGCAGGAGAACCCGCGCACGATGGGCGTGGCCGCGGAGATCGGAGCGATGATCGCGGAAGAGGGCTTCGGCTTCCTCGATGCGCCGGTCCGGCGCGTGTCCCCGCCGGACGCGCCGCAGGAGCCGTTCGCGCCGGTCCTCGCGGATCACTATCTTCCCGATGCCAACCGGATCGCCCAGGCGATCCGCGAAACCGTCGCCTACTAGCCGGGCCCGTCCAGGCTCGAGCGGGAGGAAGGGATGCCCGTCACCATCGTAGTGCCCCAGCTCGGCGAGAGCGTGGTCGAGGGCACGATCGGCAAATGGCTCAAGAAGGTCGGCGAGCCGATCGCGAAGGACGAGCCGATCGTCGAGATCATCACGGACAAGATCAACATCGAGCTCCCCGCCCCCGCGGCCGGAACCCTGGGACAGATCGCGGTCCAGGAAGGGGCCGTGGCGCAGGTCGGCGATCCGCTCGGCGTGATCCTCGCCGCGGGCGAGTCGGCCCCCGCGGCGGCGCCTGCGGGTGGTGGCGCGGCCGCCCCGCCGAAACCCGGTCCGGCGCCGAGCCCCGCGCCGCAGCCTTCCCCGGCCGCTCCGGAGCGCCGCCCCGCCGCCGTGGGAGCGCCCGCGATGGCCGGCACGGCGCTCGCCGCGCCGCCCGAGGCTCCTTCGACCGACGGCATGCGTCTCTCGCCGGCGGTCCGGAAGCTCGCGAAGGAGCACAACCTCGACGTCTCGCGGATCCGCGGGAGCGGCATGGGCGGACGGATCACGCGCGAGGACGTGCTCGCGTACATCGAGTCCGGCGCCGCGGCCCAGGCCGTCGCCGCCGCCGCCGCGCCGTCCCAGGCTCCGGGACGCGCTCCCGAAGCCGCTCCGGTTCCGAGGAAGCCGATTCCCGCTCCGTCCTTCCTCGCCGCCGGCGCGGAGGAGGACGAGAGGAAGCCGCTCACGAATCTCCGCAAGAAGATCGCGGAGAACATGGTGCGCTCGAGGCAGACCGCGGCCCACTGCTCCACGTGGGACGAGGTCGACATGACGGCCCTGGTCGAGCTTCGCGGCCGCATGAAGGAGCGTGTGAAGCGGGACTACGGCGTGAGCCTCACCTACATGCCCTTCATCATGAAGGCGGTCGTGC includes:
- a CDS encoding efflux RND transporter periplasmic adaptor subunit, whose protein sequence is MTRTGSADLSGLAIDRDSPPPSRRMPRGILLAILGVVFAGLAVVLTTLLRPREAEVRVARAEALGGAPGAAASEVLTASGYVVARQRASVSTEVAGRLEALYVSEGSRVRQGQVLGVLRNEDQKAAVASAEAALRSAQAARVETEASARELALQLRRSRELLSRGLVSQAEFDEVEAREEVARARVSSASAEVENARSRLRAARIEYDKTFIRAPFAGAVLRKEAEVGEIVSPIPSSGGLTRGAIVTMANLATLEVEVDVNEGYVGRAREGMRAEIALDAYPAERYPGRVRQIVPTADRQKATVQVKVAFDSLDARVLPEMGAKVTFLADPEPPPAGGSPVATGAVVVPSAAVREREGRAVVFVVEGGRVAARSVS
- a CDS encoding methionine synthase — protein: MSRGLWTTTVGSFPKPPRLEKARQQHARGELSAEALEAMEREETIAVIKRQEAIGIDIIVDGELYRGDMTTYFAERMPGFAISNPVRSYGNRYYRKPIAVGPIRRKKPLTVDWWKFAQSQTSRPVKGMLTGPYTMMDWSFNEHYPSREAMTMDLAEAIREEAFALQEAGAKYIQIDEPALSVRPEELSLAVRAFGRVTEGLQAKTITHVCYGDFDLIYPGLLDMPVDQIDLEMANSRYDLLDRFRSHPFTKEIGYGVLDVHSHRVETKEEVKEGIRRGLEVLKPEQMYVDPDCGLKTRTVDEAFAKLEVMVQAVREIREEKGITT
- a CDS encoding MFS transporter: MPAWRRTLVGLWIAEFFTMLGISMFLPFLPLYLRELGVTEPGRLETMSGLIFAAPFLSATVATPVWGFLGDRHGRKLMVVRAALGLTVASALMGFATSVGQLFFLRLLQGAISGFIAAALALMASAAPRDRMGYALGTLQTAIPSGTIIGPLLGGFLADRIGARNVFFVTAALTLVAAITAMALVREAERTRAEGGFGRILDNYRLVFGTPQLRLCFLVLFGCQFALMSLLPVMALFVESLGSHGALLATTTGGVIAVTGLANVIAAPRWGRRSDRSGYKPTLKRALVGAAVFAVPQGLVTATWQLFLLRIPYGIFVGGVVPSVHAMVGLRAPADRRAGIMGVTSTALMLGNLLGPLSGGAVAAAFGLRSAFFLSAAALAVVLAFLFPRIRDPERGDPADSVPPPGD
- a CDS encoding DUF971 domain-containing protein; protein product: MIAPDQTVPVEIRKKGGERITIRWGDGHESVYPARRLRGHCPCAQCVSETTGERLTFEEHVRPDVAIEAARTVGNYALHFDWSDGHTTGIYSFDYLRRICPCPECAGTAA
- a CDS encoding Mrp/NBP35 family ATP-binding protein, which translates into the protein MAEPAIRETQVLDALRTVVDPDLHRDIVSLGFVRNLTIQDGVVSFDVNLTTPACPVKDRLREESRQAVLTRVPGATDVRVNMTAEVRRPPAPDRTALQGVKNIVAVGSGKGGVGKSTVAANLAVSLARSGARVGLLDADIYGPSIPIMMKAGTPAEPMEGHIEPGEAHGVKLMSMGYLSPGDQPLIWRGPMAHKALQQSLLGVRWGELDYLVVDLPPGTGDVHLTLVQTVPVTGAVIVSTPQDVGLQISMKTLRMFQQTKVPLLGIVENMSTYVCPHCGAHDDLFGHGGARRAADSLGIPFLGEIPLDAAIRRYSDRGTPVVLAEPGSPSGVAFQEITGQLARQVSIQAFRNIALTIVEE
- a CDS encoding thiamine pyrophosphate-dependent dehydrogenase E1 component subunit alpha → MAVSNDELKGLYYTMNLVRQVDERCRRLFKQGRFHGTYFSAVGQEATVVGPCYGLRPEDVIGIQHREIGAVITKGMPIRYLMAQLFARQDSPDRGKSHPCHYGWKPAGIITPASTIAAQTVIVTGSALAFKIQKKDHVAVAFVGEGATSNGVWHEALNFAGIHRLGIVFVVQDNLWAESVPKRLGVPVDNLADRAAAYGFPGVTIDGNDLLQTYETSQEAIRRARRGEGPTLIEMKTYRWYGHSEIDPANYRTQEELEAWKRKDPVPRFERLLMERGVIDEAHKQATLQKIEQVIEDAIEFADKSPHPDPSEILEDVYAPLA
- a CDS encoding acyl-CoA thioesterase, with the protein product MVQLVLPNDANTLGNVLGGMVLHWIDLAAAVVAHRHCRSETVTASIDRVSFLAPIRVGQVAGIQARMTYTGRTSMEIRVDVQSEDLLTGERRRTSTAYLTFVAIDKQGRPKPVPPLILETEDERREARAAEARRAERLGKEPATPPKRERAQR
- a CDS encoding alpha-ketoacid dehydrogenase subunit beta, which codes for MKTMETERPPAAAPPAETKTITLIEAINQALHEEMERDERIFLIGEDIAGYGGVFKATKGLYERFGPMRVIDSPISENFLVQGMVGAAIAGLIPSPEIQFDDFISLAVDGIVEHAAKMRYRSGGMFTCPMVIRCCCGGAVGGGLFHSQFNASWFMHAPGLVVVAPSNPYDAKGLLKSAFRGGNPVLYYEHKRLYRTVKAAIPSGDYTVPLGKAAVAREGRHVTVVSYALMLQRSLEAANKLAEEGIDVEVIDLRTLVPYDRETILRSVEKTARAVVVQENPRTMGVAAEIGAMIAEEGFGFLDAPVRRVSPPDAPQEPFAPVLADHYLPDANRIAQAIRETVAY
- the sucB gene encoding dihydrolipoyllysine-residue succinyltransferase; the encoded protein is MPVTIVVPQLGESVVEGTIGKWLKKVGEPIAKDEPIVEIITDKINIELPAPAAGTLGQIAVQEGAVAQVGDPLGVILAAGESAPAAAPAGGGAAAPPKPGPAPSPAPQPSPAAPERRPAAVGAPAMAGTALAAPPEAPSTDGMRLSPAVRKLAKEHNLDVSRIRGSGMGGRITREDVLAYIESGAAAQAVAAAAAPSQAPGRAPEAAPVPRKPIPAPSFLAAGAEEDERKPLTNLRKKIAENMVRSRQTAAHCSTWDEVDMTALVELRGRMKERVKRDYGVSLTYMPFIMKAVVRALREYPILNASMTDTEVVTKKQYNIGVAVHRDQGLIVPNVKAADRKTLLQLAAEIEDVGNRARAEKLTLDDIQGGTFTITNAGMFGATASTPIINVPEVAILGVHLIQERPVVREGRIAIRWMMNLVISFDHRLVDGTPAVQFLHRVKELLEDPESWLLDSI